The nucleotide sequence CATCCTATGTGTCCCCATCCATCAATGGCGGTTCTTCTAACGCCGGTGCGTCCTCAGTATCGCCTCCACTCCGTCGAAGGTGTATACGGCACCGCCGATAGTTGAGTCTGTAGTATTTATTGTTCGGTTCTAATTCCGCCGCGCGTTCGTAAGCAGCGAGCGCCGCTTCCATGTTCCCGAGTGCTTCGTAAGCGACACCGAGGTTGTTATGTGCTTTAGAGTCCTCTGGATCGATACTGATAACCTGCTTCCACCGGAAGACGGCTTCATTCCAGAGCTGC is from Candidatus Poribacteria bacterium and encodes:
- a CDS encoding tetratricopeptide repeat protein; translated protein: MSQNLGVINVLKYTQLASIAILFCSVLPGCAIISRDITRTEAYNRFAIKAAQAQLWNEAVFRWKQVISIDPEDSKAHNNLGVAYEALGNMEAALAAYERAAELEPNNKYYRLNYRRCRIHLRRSGGDTEDAPALEEPPLMDGDT